From the Elaeis guineensis isolate ETL-2024a chromosome 16, EG11, whole genome shotgun sequence genome, the window TCATGAACTACCATTTATCTCCATATGTATTTTTTGTGTTGCCCAATACAAAAAATGTTCCAAATAATAACAAAGTTGTTTACCCCACACATGGCacatatcaaaaatatatcttcaaaattataaattaaaagaatttttacACAAATGCATGTAgataatgtattttttttattaaaatgtcGGTGGTTAAGTTTACTCTAATAAAATACTAGACGGGCATTTTTTTGCTCTTTATAATTGGTTAGAGTAAACTTTAAGTATTCTCattaaatttaaaaaacaaaACTACAAGAAGGTTTTATCTAATCGGTCATACAATCTAGTATActtcaatttagaaaaaaaaatcatcaacaaATTTGTCCACCTTTCTTCATTTTGCTTCATGAATAAAAAACTACAACAATAAAAGAAAATATGTAAAAACCAAAATCAATATTAAGCTTCGAAAAAGAGAAAGTGAATACGAgaattcatcataaaaattatataaaaaaatagaaatagataAACAGCAAAACAGGAGTATGTTTACCCCAATTTATTGTGATCTAATCACCATAGTATGTTTACCCCAATTTATTGCGGAACCAAACTACATTTGCAAAATATGATGCTCATAATTACTTAAACTACCTACATTCTTCATGCTCACAAAATAACTCTGATGTCTCACAGCACATTAAATCTGTTGGAACAAGCATCACATGTTTTTCTATATAGATAAAATGTTCAACATAGATTAGATgtttgtatttaaagttttatttgtacATTTAGGACTTGAGCTTGTCTTGTATATTTGAAATTGATTAGaatatgaattaaattcaaataataatatttacttAAGATGTAATTAGTGttaatcaaattcaatttaacaaaacatcTAATCGGAGTTTTACTAACTCTCTAATATATAGGTTtcaaaaaaagaatgaaagatttgaaaaaatcaagaaaatttaGAAACCAGTATCGATAGCCCATATGAACACTAAATTTACATGATAATTTGATCAGTGTCCCCATGATATAGATGCATAAATACATAGACTATGGACCACATTATCAAATCTACTATAGTATATTATGTAGCATAttatttattttgttcttcctttaTTTTGGCCATTTCAATGTATGTTTTATTTTCCACAAAAGCAATATCAAAATATTAACATAACAAGTCTTGGTTCGTTCTTTGCTTGGTATTTTTGCCTAAAGTTTTCTTTATAGTGGCGGTAAATTCATGGACCTTATATGACCTTTAGATTTTCAATTCATTATAAGAAGTCAGTATATTTTGAACAAGACTCATCATACTTAATGCATGCAAAGTTCATATATTATTAAACTATAGTGAAGTGTAACAATAACAAAAAAAGTTTTGAAgtaaaaatcttttagatctgttCAAAAACACGCACAAGTGCCTCAATGTAAGTATCTTATCTATTTTCAATCATAGAGATTAGTATTTTAAAACCACGACCTGGCATCAACCATTTAGGGTTTTCTTTTCTTGGGCAATCAATCGTCTAGGGGTTTTCACAAGTGACACATGCATAGCCTTATTGATGGATAtactagtctttttttttttttcctctttagcACTCGAGTGAACAAAAAACTGAAGAGCATTTGTATTTAAATGCACATGCATAGCCAAATTCTGAGGATAATGCACTGGCCTTTTTAGTGTAGTGTGGGCTTCATCTGAAATCTTGTTGGGCCTGTAACTTAGAGCCAGGCAgcctaaaaaatcttaaatagaAATCTTTGTGCACCATGTGCGGTGCAATAAAAATGACATAAAGTACACTATCCAATCATCTTAAAACACGTAGCCATCGcttttcaatacgcatttaatgtctacagttctattttttcatttaaaaattttgaatcacAAAAATATTCCTCCTATTCTGAAAAAATTGTGACATCCTGCGGTCAACTTATAACTTTCTgtatacagaaagtcataattttttttttcagaagtcataaagaggaaaggatatttttatcattgaaaatttatgaaattttaaaatgacgaatatatctttcctttttttATAACATCCTGTGGCCAAATTATGaacaagaagtcataatttgaccgcaggatgtcataatatgatcacaagatgtcataattttttcagaagaagaggtatattttcgtcattcaaaatttcaaatgaaaaagtaaaatTGTAGGCATTAAATGTATATTGGAAAGCGGTGGCTATGTGACCCAATCAGATGGAGCGGTATATTTTTTCTATACTACATGTGATGTACAAAAAATTACTCAATATCCAGTGCCATTTCTCCATGGTTTACCCATTCCTTCCCATCAAAAGCTATGGCCATGGTTTCGTGCTTGCCCTCTCCAATTTCCAAGTACTTTATGATTTCCTTGGGGGACAAGTCTGGTAGAAATTAGACTCTAATCTCTCTCCAGTTGTCCTGAAAAAAGGAAACTACACCAACAACTTCCATGACTCAACGAATAAAAAACTTGTGGAAGCCATTGATCTGTATGTCATGAGCCTAGGTTTTCTAGATTAAGACTTGGTGGCATGTTGTGTTTTGTAGAAAGCATCAGCTCATCACTAGATGTATCACACTAAATGGAAGGGAACTCATGAAATGCCTGCACCTACAATCAAGTGGTCCAAGATGACGTTTCCTTTGCAGTGTAATTCAACAATCAGCCTCATTGTGTGCCGTTGAAAACAGTTCATCTCGCGATCTGTCAATATTATGGGTTTTATTTTCTGACCTTTGCTTGTTAAACACTAAACTTTTCAAATGGGGAAAATGTAATAGCTAGCTGTATTTTCTTACTCAAGGCCGATGATGTTAAAGACGGAGCACTGAACTACTATGCCTTCTTAACATCGTGTTCATGGATTTATACATGCTACGTGGCATGTTAAGATTCAAAACCTGCCAAATATTTATAATACCGCTCAACTAGATGGAAGACTCAAGTTGTTCTCTGTTGCAACTTTTGTGTACATGACTAATGAATATATTCCATGGACGTACGCTCATCTCCTAGACTCGGTCAACAGAGTTATTCTTCGGATCTTACGTTAATGTCTCCAAGATACTGCATGGTAGCCTAACTTGGAATTTCTTACTGCATCTCATGGGTTAAACCGATATGCAAATACACAATTATGTTACTTCTTATCtaggtcatcaaccatctacgAACTATAAATGATAGAGTTGACTAATCCTATTGCTTAATAAGACAGCATGCTGGCGTGGAATATCTAGGTTGACAAGGTCTGCAAGGGCCCTAAAAGTTATCCATATATAATTTTGATGTGAAAAATGCTACTAACCTTGGATGTCAAGGATCCGGCTGAAAGCTACGAGAGCTAAAGTCATCGAAAGAACTTTAGATAACAAGTCAATAAttcgaagaaagaaaaatagataaaatttttatagtcgaATCGATTATGAAAGAAATTATGATCGGACATGCTtcaaaaatatccatcaaaagatgGGTAGTCGCGCGCTTACACGCAAacattaaaatactaaaaaaagagaaatggataaattttaaagatatttaaatagtttaaataaatattacataatcatcttttttgaataaatattttaatatatatatattgtagatGATGATAgttcaatcataatttttttcttgacccgattataaatttttttttcaaaaaaaatagcaccaAGCCCGGCCACAAAACAGTATATTTATCGTATCGGCCTTACCAGATCAAAACCGTGTCCTCTCAACAGTATCTTCTTCACTTCTGACCGAGATACGATAGCAGTGAGTCTTGTCCACTTCCTTCACTCAGCCAGACCTCCATCCTTCTTGAGACAGTCTCAACCCTAACCCCTTTCCTCACATCTCTTCTTCTCATTTGATCCATCACTTTTACTTCTATTAATATGCAGTTCCACTGTCTTGCTAATTATGAAGGATCGAAGATAACTCCTACCATGGAAGCTGGTGAAAACAAGGAATCAAAGGCATCAGTCGATGATCCAGAATCTTCGGAGcaagtggatggtgatgccaggGCCAGGAGGTTCTATGGGTGCATCTTCTGCAAGAGAGGCTTCTCCACTCCACAAGCCTTGGGCGGCCACATGAACATCCACCGAAAGGACCGAGCCAGGATGCGGCCGACGGCGATCTCTTCAGCTACTGAAGAGCCCGGTGAAGGCTCTGAGAGATGTGGATCTCAgtacttgatccctagccatcaGTCCAGTTATCCACCGTTCTCCGAGTCGCTGAGGAATTATGCCATGTACTTCCCAGCATCAGCATCTTCGAATCGTGAGGTGAAATTGCCCAGTGATGAGGATGATCATTCAAGAAGGCCACAAGAGCTGAGTCTTTTTGGTGAGGAGTTGCATCCGGATTTAAAATCTCGTGGTGGTGATGAAGCTGTGGAGtatagagaagagaggaagatggaTGGCGAGGAAAAAGAACTGGATTTGGAACTCCGACTTGGTCATGAGCCAGAAGCCCGGTCATAAAGAGTATTTTGATTCGATATAGTGCAATTTGTTTTATTATAAAGTTGGTGTTGTTTCTTCACTTGGAAATAACGGCAGAACAAGAGAAGTTGATGACAGCGTGGTGCCAAGGAAAAAATATGTACCTTCCATTATCACTTCTGATGAATGAATGAGAGCTGAGGTTAGTGATGATAATGTTTAAAACTGAATGACCTTAGTAATGGAAATGTTAAATGATCGGTGGACACGAGACACATAAATCCGAAGGCATTTAATTTGTTGTTCAATTGCTTTCGTTTGTAAAGTATGTGCTCTTTGAGATCGGAAACCTGTTAAGCAGGCTGGAAGCAAGCAGAGATTAATATATatgttgaaaaaatattttgtcattGGTAGATGCTTCAAGCAAGCTTAGGAAACGTTATGAAGTTGCAACGGAAGGTCTCATTGCTTCAATGATTTggatttcaatattttttctgTAACTTCTCATATTTCAGAGGGTGGGATGGGTAGTGCAAGTGTTTCTCTGAAATATTTTGGTGCTCATCTGTTAAACAATGATTGTAATAAATGCTAACTTTCTTTGGATTAAATCCTCACacatatgaacaaattggacaCTATCACCGAGAAATGATTTACGCAAAGGATCTCCTCGCTAATTAAGTGTTGGTGAGAGAATTTGTACGGCATCGAGATGCTGGAGTTGACGATGAAATGGATCTCTCGAGGTCGTGATTTATACAAAAATTCTGACTGAAGGTTGCTTCGGCGAGGACCTTCCGACGCTCAACTTAGAATTCCTGTCCAATAAAAAGAAGAGCACGAGAGGCAGAGTAATGACGtaactttttgaaattttttttaaatctccttTATAGATGGAGAGGTGGAGCTTCAATTGGCAAGTTGGTTGGTATGATCCCACGATTCGCAGGGTGCAAGGCTATCGCTCGAAGTTTTCGGGGTGTGGCGATTGTGGCAGTCTTATTAGTCCAGCGACAGCTGTTGCCTGGTTGACGTCGTATTTTGAATCGAGTGATCAACTGATTATTATGGTGATGAAAATTGGTCGGCGATGATCAAGAGTTGGTCGCTTTGTACCACCATCGAATTTGCTTAACGATGCATAGATGGTCAGTCGAGAATGGTCGGTCGATGAGGAGATATCGACCGTGATGAATAAAGATTGTCGAGCGGCGGTCGATAGATTTTCATCTGTTCAGAAGGCAAAGTGCCAATCTGACAGTCGCAGAGGACTAGCTCGATGAAAATTGTAATGGACCTGCACTCGACAAAGTCTTCTATTGATGAGCCTGCCAAATACGGACATCCACCCGTGAACAAAAAAAACTGAATACACAAATGAATTGTAATGCATTTTACTTTCCTACAATTGCTGATGACAAGTTGTAGTATCAAACAATATGTGGGAATTCGCTCATGCCCTTTTAATTGTCATTTGAGAATATCACAAACTTCCATTAGACTTGTGATTAGTGATTCTATGGGGCTTTATATCGGTTCTCTATCCAATCCCCTGGCGAGCACTTGGATGAGAATAATTTTGAGTGTCCAACACTACTGATCATTAGAAGTTGATATCAGTATGATTGGCAGCTGCTCCATGAACTTTCCCATTAGCCAACCATACAGGTTATTGGCTGGTTTATCCTGATTAGCAACTTTCACAAAATATATGCTGCTCTTTAGTTTCTATTTAATCAACTTAGTTTCATAAAATTAGAGGTTAGTGTTATTGGGTGTTCATCAGGAAGACGAGCCAATACCGTAATGAGTAGACTCCGGCTAACATGCAATAAAATTAGAGCCATATGGATTACATTAATAACCTGAGTCTAAGACGGCTACTGGAACCTCTGGGCCTGAAGATCTTTTAAATGGGTCTTGGTCCCCTCGGCTCGGATTATCCTTATGCGCTCGAGTTTGGGGTATATAAATGGGCTGGCCTGTGGTCTACTTTCCGATATAGCAGTGGTCAACTAGATATTATACATCTCTCCCTACAAAAGGAAATGTGTTCCCAAGGaaatgcttgattcagtgcaggGTAAAtcacattaatatttttttttttctacataAACAACAAAGGAAATGAACCGCTGCTAGGAAATCTCGATTAGGGGTGAAGGGCCGTATGGCTGGATTTCATGTCCCTCTTGTAAACATGCATTTCAGCTGAGTAGGGATTTCAGTCTCCATAAGGTCTAGGTCCTTTAAAAAGGTACAAAACATATGTTGAATGTAATGATGTAGCTCCTTTAGAATTAGTTGATTATAAGCTCTACATATAATTCACCATACTAGTGATATAACAAGGAGAGTTGTGTACTTGTAAAGGCATGTTTATGCATAGAGTTCTATTTAATAATGGCTCCATTCCAATGTTGTTAATAGAATGTAGACAAAGTTCTATTAATAATGCCGAAGTATGCGTGCTTGCTCAAATGAGGGGGGGTATGCCCAAAGATCAAATATGATATTGATGGAGGAGACAAAATGATCATATTTGGTTGCACCATAATgatactgtatgatagtgatcacaagtcaTCTCTGGTACTCcttaaataattacttaatctgATCATAGAAAATCCATTCTTGAAGATAAGTATCCAAGATCACTCTAAAATAGTAACCTTGAATTgaaatttaggataaaaatatccctcaatttaactagaaaaattataaatagacattaatatattatttaaatattatatattatattatatcgatATCGATATGTAGTATTTAtgacatatattatattattaatcatatcattattttattatattttaaaattataataaaaatatattattgtactttatatttgtattaaaaaattatttaatgtaTTATTTCTATTTGCCTTATTTTTCTAATCCaaaaaatattagtattaaaataataatatattaagtataaataaaaatattaattttatagtaagaatgaatatatttttataagattaacAAATAATTTTATGGAATTTATtaaggataattttagtattatATGATCAGAGATTTTGaatttttataaaatactaaATAAATTACTTATGGATATCCACAGATTTTTTATCACTAGCATATAGCATATCAAACTTGGTGATGTTAGATTATTAGGAATTAAATTATCTCAAAAGAAGAATCATCTGTGATCTAAGATCATCGTGATGATCTCATTTAGATCACCAAATGGGTTAagaattttaggttcaagattttTACAAAAGCCAATCACGTTATTCTGGTTGTGGTCTAACTATCTCCTTTGGTGCCCCATGTAGCATGCCAACACTCTATTTTAAGCTTGTTAAAGAGCGTGCAAAATAATTCTAAATCATTATGCTTAAATGCACTTGAAGAATTTGCTCCCTTGGGGCAAAATGCTTTAGGGAAACCCTATCAGACATCTCATAAAGGCAGTCTACTGTAGAAAGACTGCGCACCTCAATGAAGTCTTTGTACTCAGCATATTAAAATTCCAGGACAtggatgaattaattaataattaattggtTGGTGGTTTCCATCATCACATGAATTCTTCCAAGGGGAAGTCAGAACTGGATTTTAGAATACGACTGAGCCCCACAGCTCTGAAAATGAAGTTACTACTTAAAATCTAGATACTTAGACCACCGAAATTAGAATCATTTGCTAAATAAACGTATCCATTAACAATCTAGCAGATGTTCGCTTCAAAAGACATTCTAGTGGATGTACTCCAGCTTCATTGAGTGTTTGAACTAGGAACCTAGAGGCTTCCAACCCATTGTTGgctctaattttatatcataagAATCTTTTAAACACGATAAAATCCGGTGGTCCGCACTtccctcattttttttttaatttcagagAGCTAAGCTGGTAAGCTAGTGTTAGAGATGGTC encodes:
- the LOC105059229 gene encoding uncharacterized protein, with protein sequence MEAGENKESKASVDDPESSEQVDGDARARRFYGCIFCKRGFSTPQALGGHMNIHRKDRARMRPTAISSATEEPGEGSERCGSQYLIPSHQSSYPPFSESLRNYAMYFPASASSNREVKLPSDEDDHSRRPQELSLFGEELHPDLKSRGGDEAVEYREERKMDGEEKELDLELRLGHEPEARS